The genomic stretch GAGATAGGGGTCGGAGTGCTCGCGACCCTCGAAGAAAGCCAGCACGCCCAGAGCGGCACGGCGTCCACCCGCCACCGCCTCGACGACGGTGGCCGGGCCGCTCACGCAATCCCCGGCGGCAAAGACCTTGTCGCAGGCGAGGCAGTTCTTCGGGTTCACCTCCACGTCGCCCCAGCGGTTCACCGGCACCCCCTCGGGGGCGACGGTCTTCTGGCCGATGGCGGTGATGACGGTGTCGGCCTCGACCTCGTACTCGGAACCCTCAATGGGGATCGGTCGGCGGCGGCCCGAGGCGTCCGGCTCGCCCAGCTTCATGCGGATGCAGCGCATCACGTAGCGGCCGTTCTCACCCCGCCGCAGGCTCACCGGGGCGGTGAGGAACTCGAAATTAACCCCCTCCTCCCGGGCCTCGTCTATCTCGATCTGCTCGGCGGGCATCTCCTTCTCCGTGCGCCGGTAGAAGCAGTGCACGGCGTCGCCGCCCAGTCGCAAGGCGGTGCGGACACAGTCCATGGCGGTGTTGCCGCCGCCGACGACGATGGTCTCGCCGGGATTCCCGCCGGTCCATCCGGCAAGGGCGGTCTCGGCCAGCCAATCTATCCCGCCCTCGGCCAGCTCCTCGCCCTCGGCCCCCATGACGCTCGGCCTCCAGCTCCCCACGGCGATGACGACGGCGTCGTAACCCCCCTTGAGCTCGTCCAGGGTGACGTCCTTCCCCAACTCGGTGTTACATCTGAGTGTGATGCCGCCCATCTTGTCAAAGTGTGCCAGCTCGGTGTCCAGGATCGCTTTCGGAAGGCGGTATTCGGGGATGCCGTAGCGGAGCATTCCGCCGGGCTCGGGCATCCGCTCGTAGATGTCGGAGGCGACGCCCTCCAGGCGCAGGTAGTACGCCGCGGCGTACCCCGCGGGCCCGGCGCCCACCACGGCCACCTTCTTGTCACCCAACGGCGGCAGGTCTTCCATGTACGTCTCGTAGTGCATGTCGGCGGCCAGGCGCTTGAAGTCGTTGATGGCGACGGGGCGGTCCTTGACGTTGCGGCGGCAGTCCTTCTCGCAGAAACGGGGGCAGACCCGACCGATGGACATGGGGAGCGGGATGCGCCGTTTGATTATTTTCAAGCCGGTGAGGAGGTCACCCTCGCGTCCGGCGCGGACGTACTCCTCCACCTTGGCGTGGGCCGGGCAGGCGATGGTGCACGGCGCCTCGCAGTCGCCGATGTGCTCGGAGAGCAGGAGGTTGAGGGCCGTCTTGCGCAGGTCGCGCACCTCGGCGGAACCGGCGTCTATGCGCATCCCGTCCGTCGCTTTGGCCGTGCAGCTCGGCAGGAATCGGCCCGAGCCGAGATCGCGCACCACGCAGACGAAACAGGAGGTGTTGGGCTCGATCTTCTCGTGGTAGCACAGGGTCGGGATCTCGATCCCGTTTTCCCGGGCGGCCTCGAGAATCGTCATCCCCCGGCGGACGGTGAGCTCGCGGCCGTCCATGGTAAGGCGAATCTCACCCATCACCCTCTCCTCTCTTCACCCGCGCGATGGCGTCAACGGGGCAGAGCTCGATACAGGTGTTGCACCGGGTACAGAGTTCGTTGTGGATCACGTAATCGGTGCTCACCGCGCCCACGGGGCATTTCTTGATGCAGACGCCGCACTCGATGCAGGTCTCGGGGTCCAGCTTGACGTCAACCAGGGCGCTGCACTCCAGGGCAGAGCACTGGCGGTCCACCACGTGTACGAGGTACTCGTCCTTGAAGAAGCGCAGGGTGGAGAGCACCGGGTTGGGCGCGGTCTGCCCCAGTCCGCAGAGGGAGCCCGCGATCACCTTGGGCCCCAGTTCTTCGAGGAGGTCAATGTCGGCCTCGGTGCCCCCGCCCCGGGTGATGCGGGTCAGGGCTTCCAGCATCCGGGTGTTGCCGACGCGGCAGAACGTGCACTTGCCGCAGCTCTCGCGCGCGGTGAAGTCGAGGAAGTAGCGGGCGGTCTCCACCATGCAGCGGTTGGCCCCGATTACGATCAATCCGCCGGAGCCCATGATCGCGCCCAGGTCGCG from bacterium encodes the following:
- a CDS encoding FAD-dependent oxidoreductase; translation: MGEIRLTMDGRELTVRRGMTILEAARENGIEIPTLCYHEKIEPNTSCFVCVVRDLGSGRFLPSCTAKATDGMRIDAGSAEVRDLRKTALNLLLSEHIGDCEAPCTIACPAHAKVEEYVRAGREGDLLTGLKIIKRRIPLPMSIGRVCPRFCEKDCRRNVKDRPVAINDFKRLAADMHYETYMEDLPPLGDKKVAVVGAGPAGYAAAYYLRLEGVASDIYERMPEPGGMLRYGIPEYRLPKAILDTELAHFDKMGGITLRCNTELGKDVTLDELKGGYDAVVIAVGSWRPSVMGAEGEELAEGGIDWLAETALAGWTGGNPGETIVVGGGNTAMDCVRTALRLGGDAVHCFYRRTEKEMPAEQIEIDEAREEGVNFEFLTAPVSLRRGENGRYVMRCIRMKLGEPDASGRRRPIPIEGSEYEVEADTVITAIGQKTVAPEGVPVNRWGDVEVNPKNCLACDKVFAAGDCVSGPATVVEAVAGGRRAALGVLAFFEGREHSDPYL